A single Anaerolineae bacterium DNA region contains:
- a CDS encoding YihY/virulence factor BrkB family protein, translated as MSNYTSTENLKIKFKTGYQQANDLSRGTLAILVHTYHTFGQANAAEAAASIAYYALFSLFPLLLFLVTLASSVLESDQVAQQIVEITATALPPAKELVAQNIKEILARRGAMGTVAVIGLLWAASSVFTILTRNINKAWHSARPHNFLLRRLMGLTMVAILAGLLMLSLISTTIFRLLPHIDMTGPLWGEVLLYETYSWALASRLVPWFFMFVMCLGLYRWIPNTKVGWLEAIVGALVAATAGETTKSIFTWYLGSGLARYDLVYGSLATPVVLMLSIYFGSLVLLFGAHLSAAIGHHRHKKRPTTNDQ; from the coding sequence ATGTCCAATTATACCTCCACCGAGAATCTAAAAATAAAGTTCAAAACAGGCTATCAACAGGCCAATGATTTGAGCCGGGGCACTTTGGCTATTTTGGTTCACACCTACCATACCTTTGGCCAGGCCAACGCCGCCGAAGCGGCGGCCAGTATTGCTTATTATGCCCTCTTTTCCTTATTTCCACTTTTACTATTTTTGGTCACTCTGGCCAGTTCCGTTTTAGAGAGCGACCAGGTAGCGCAGCAAATAGTGGAAATAACCGCAACCGCCCTCCCGCCGGCTAAAGAGTTAGTGGCGCAAAATATTAAAGAGATATTGGCCCGGCGAGGCGCAATGGGGACCGTGGCCGTTATCGGCCTGCTTTGGGCCGCCTCCAGTGTTTTTACCATTTTAACCCGCAACATAAATAAAGCCTGGCACAGCGCCAGGCCGCACAATTTTTTACTCAGGCGACTCATGGGCCTGACCATGGTGGCAATTTTGGCCGGCCTATTAATGTTATCCCTCATATCAACCACCATTTTCAGGCTTTTACCCCACATTGATATGACCGGCCCACTCTGGGGCGAGGTTTTGCTGTATGAAACCTATTCCTGGGCCTTAGCCTCCCGGTTAGTGCCCTGGTTTTTTATGTTTGTGATGTGTTTGGGACTATATCGCTGGATACCCAATACCAAAGTGGGTTGGTTAGAAGCAATTGTGGGCGCGCTGGTGGCGGCCACAGCCGGAGAGACCACCAAATCCATATTTACCTGGTATTTGGGCAGCGGCCTGGCCAGGTATGATCTGGTTTATGGCTCGTTAGCCACGCCGGTAGTTTTGATGCTCTCAATCTACTTTGGCAGCCTGGTTCTGCTCTTTGGCGCTCATTTGAGCGCGGCTATCGGCCATCACCGGCATAAAAAACGACCAACGACAAACGACCAATGA
- a CDS encoding AAA family ATPase produces MVATTGNLKQIRTSSSDSPQSSSSTTGLINLEVPTIQRFKGIVDLIAPPPSLEELDINQGMVVDILLRLAYNEGEVGATHAEEVVKLPYRLIDDLLAWMQQEHLLEVSKAVGSLGRRGYVYNLTDAGRARAKEAFERTQYVGPAPVPLEKYTKSVLFQATQHKLSRSEVQRALSHLILPGDFDRKIGPAVNAGTSIFLYGPPGNGKTTIAEAIARLLGGTDPVWIPYAVTVGGAIIQIYDSLIHKHNKEDRGGADKRWGLFNRPAVMVGGELTMEHLELRYEPVAKFYEGPLQMKANTGMFLIDDFGRQQISPSQLLNRWIVPLETEIDFMRLTSGQTFEIPFKQLLVFSTNLDPDDLVDGAFLRRIQLKVGVFGPDEKMFYQIFANQSQALGFPSVDKASFLYLLNEWYRNTGKPLQSVHPRDILKAVKVLCEYAGEPLHMTPKLIQEACEGYFVKAKDGRIL; encoded by the coding sequence ATGGTGGCTACGACCGGAAACTTAAAACAAATCCGCACCAGTTCTTCAGATTCCCCCCAGTCATCTTCCAGCACAACCGGCTTGATCAATCTGGAAGTGCCTACAATTCAACGGTTTAAGGGCATTGTTGACCTTATTGCGCCGCCGCCTTCGCTGGAAGAGTTGGATATTAACCAGGGCATGGTGGTAGATATTCTGCTGCGCCTGGCCTACAACGAGGGAGAGGTGGGGGCCACCCACGCCGAGGAAGTGGTCAAATTACCCTATCGTTTAATTGATGATTTGTTGGCCTGGATGCAGCAAGAGCATTTATTGGAAGTATCCAAGGCGGTGGGTAGTTTGGGACGGCGAGGTTATGTTTACAACTTAACCGATGCGGGCCGGGCCAGAGCCAAAGAGGCTTTTGAACGAACCCAGTATGTTGGGCCGGCCCCCGTGCCCCTGGAGAAGTATACCAAGTCGGTTTTATTTCAGGCCACCCAACACAAGTTGAGCCGGAGCGAAGTGCAACGGGCCTTGAGCCACCTCATCTTGCCCGGTGATTTTGACCGCAAAATTGGCCCGGCCGTAAACGCCGGCACCTCTATTTTTTTGTATGGCCCGCCCGGTAACGGCAAAACAACCATTGCCGAGGCCATTGCCAGATTATTGGGCGGCACCGACCCGGTTTGGATACCTTACGCGGTGACGGTGGGCGGGGCCATTATCCAAATTTATGATAGCCTCATCCACAAACACAATAAGGAAGACCGGGGCGGCGCCGACAAACGTTGGGGGTTATTCAACCGGCCGGCGGTAATGGTGGGCGGCGAATTAACCATGGAACACCTGGAGTTACGTTATGAGCCGGTGGCCAAATTTTACGAAGGCCCCCTGCAAATGAAGGCCAATACCGGCATGTTCCTGATTGACGACTTTGGCCGCCAGCAGATCAGCCCCTCCCAGTTGTTAAACCGTTGGATTGTGCCCCTGGAAACAGAAATAGACTTTATGCGGCTGACCTCCGGGCAAACCTTTGAGATTCCCTTTAAACAGTTGTTGGTCTTTAGCACCAACTTGGACCCCGATGATTTGGTTGACGGGGCGTTCTTGCGCCGGATTCAGCTCAAGGTGGGGGTGTTTGGCCCGGACGAAAAGATGTTTTACCAGATATTTGCCAATCAGTCCCAGGCGCTTGGTTTTCCTAGTGTGGATAAAGCCTCTTTCCTCTATCTCCTCAACGAGTGGTATCGTAACACGGGCAAACCGTTGCAATCCGTGCATCCCCGCGACATTTTGAAGGCGGTGAAGGTTTTGTGCGAGTATGCCGGTGAACCGCTGCACATGACGCCCAAACTCATTCAAGAAGCCTGTGAAGGTTATTTTGTCAAGGCCAAAGACGGCCGGATTTTGTAA